CAGAgggtccccgagccccccccccaattccAGGCTGTCCGAGAGGAGGCTCCTGCGGCCCGGGCGGCTCCGGCCGGGGCTGTTCTGctcctgggggaggggctgcgagtgagggatggggagggggaggggggggacaccccttccccccccccccaagaaaaccggggggggggggtggtcgtactttgggggggggtccgggCCCGTCCGTCCAGAGGGACTCGAGCTGGCGGGAGAGTTCGTCCACTTTGGCCACGGCCGTGTCCAGCTCCACCTGCTTCAGGTCCATGTGCTGCATGGCCAGCGCTGAACGAGGGGGGCGCGGGTTTGAGGGGGGGGGCggcgggtttggggagggggtcgcGGGTTTGAGGAGGGGGTCGCGAGTTTGGGGAGGGGTCACGGATTTAAGGGGAGGGCGtggatttgaggagggggcgcggatttggggagggagacgcaggtttggggggggcgcgggtttggggagggggtcgcgagtttggggggggtcgtggatttgaggagggggcgcaGATTTGGGGAGCGGGTCgcgggtttggggaggggtcgcgGATTTAATGGGAGAGCGtggatttgaggagggggcgcagatttggggaggggtcgtgGATTTAAGGGGAGAGCGTGGATTTGAGGAGGGGGTCGCGAGTTTGGGGAGGGGTCACGGATTTAAGGGGAGGGCGTGGAATTGAGGAGGGGGCgcggatttggggaggggtcgcgGATTTAAGGGGAGGGTGTGGATTTGAGGAGGGGGGCGcggatttggggagggagacgggggtttgggggggacgCGGATTTAAAGGGGAGCacggatttggggagggggtcacGAGTTTGGGGAGGGGTCACGGATTTAAGGGGAGGGCGTGGATTTGAGGGAGGGGGCgtggatttggggagggagaTGCGGGTTTGAGGGGGGCgcgggtttggggagggggtcgcgagtttgggggggggtcgtggatttgaggagggggcgcagatttggggaggggtcatGGATTTAAGTGGAGAGCGTGGATTTGAGGAGGGGGTCGCGAGTTTGGGGAGGGGTCACGGATTTAAGGGGAGGGCGtggatttgaggagggggcgcggatttggggagggagaCGGGGGTTTGAGGGGGACGCGGGTTTGGGGAGGGCGtggatttgaggagggggcgcggatttggggggggtcgcgattttggggagggggtcgtGGATTTAAGGGGAGGGCGtggatttgaggagggggcgctgatttggggagggggttgcGGGTTTTGGGGGGACGCGGATTTGAGGGAGGGGTTgcggatttggggagggggtctcgGATTTGGGAGGGGGGCGCGGATTTAGGGAGGGGCTCACGAATTTGGGGGGGTCGCGGATTTCGGGGGGGGAGCgcggatttggggaggggtcgcgGATTTAAGAGGAGGGCGTGGATTTGAGGAGGGAGACGCGGGTTTGGGGGGGGACGCGGATTTAAAGGGGGGGCgcggatttggggagggggcgcggaTTTAAAGGGGGGGCgcggatttggggaggggggcgcgATTTAAAGGGGGGGGCGCAGATTTGGAGGGGGCGCAGATTTGGAGGGGGCgcggatttggggaggggtcgtgGATTTAAAGGGAGGGCGCGGATTTTTCGGAGGAGGGGTCGCGGATTTTCGGGAGGGGGACACGGAATTGAGGCGGGGGGTCGCGGATTTTCGGGGACGGGGTCACGGATTTtcggggagggggacacggaaTTGAGGCGGGGGTCGCGGATTTTCGGGGGGGGTCGCTGATTTCCGGGAGGGGGGGGACACGGAATTGAGGCGGGGCTCGGGGATTtcggggagggggacacggaaTTGAGGAGGCGGGGGtcgtggatttttggggaggggaaCACAGATTTtcggggaggggggacacggaATTGAGGTGGGGGTCGTGGATTTTCGGGGGGGACACGGATTTTCGGGGAGGGGTCACGGATTTTCGGGGGGGGACACGGATTTTCGGGGAGGGGTCACGGATTTTCGGGGGGGACAcggatttttggggaggggtcgcgGATTTTCGGGGAGGGGTCGCTGATTTCCGGGAGGGGGGGACACGGAATTGAGGCGGGGCTCGGGGATTtcggggaggggggacacgggaaTTGGGGGGGGTCGCGGATTTTCGGGGAGGGGGACACAGAATTGTGGCGGGGCTCGGGGATTTCGGGGAGAGGGACACGGAATTGGGGGGAGGGTCGCGGATTTTTGGAGGGGGTCGCGGATTTTCGGGAGGGAGTCGTGGATTTTCGGGAAGGGGGGTCACGAATTTTCGGGAAGGGGGGGGTCAcggatttttgggggagggggggtccccaaaaagcGGCGGCTCACACTGGAAGGTGAGGTCCAGCAGGTCCTGCGCGCTGCGCAGCCGCTCGCTCGCCATTGTCGCCTCCTGGGGGGGCACATTTGGGgcgggggggacattggggacccccggggacacccccgaccccccccccccccccggtccgtgctcccccccccccccccaatcccgCCGCGATCCCTTGGGAACGCCGCGAGCGGGGCGTGCCGGGACCCGCTCCGGGCTCGTCAGCACAACAGTAATTAGCGCTAATTAATCCATCAGGGGAGCGGCCGCCGCcctccgccccccccccccggggtagggctgtgctggggggggccaccccaaaataaaaaagggggagggggcggcggggacccccccccccccccccccaccccgtgtTCTGGGGGGAGCGGGAggggggagttttgggaagGGGCTCtttgggaaggggggggggggttgagggGTGCGAGGGGGGTCCCACCCCGAGTTTGGGGGGTCGcgtttgggggtctgggggtttgGCGGACAGAAGTGGGGAcaaagcccctcccccagcacccccaaatcccaccccgggggtcccgggaaccccaaatcgccccaaaaccacccccagcacccccaaatcccaccccgggggtcccgggaaccccaaagtgccccaaaaccacccccagcacccccaaatcccacccgggGGTCCCAGCACCCAAATATgctccccaaattcctccagcacccccaaatcccaccccgggggtcccgggaaccccaaagtgccccaaaaccacccccagaacccccaaatcgccccaaaaccatccccagcacccccaaatctcacctcgggggtcccgggaaccccaaagtgccccaaaaccacccccagcacccccacatctcaccccgggggtcccgggaaccccaaagtgccccaaaaccacccccagcacccccaaatctcaccccgggggtcccgggaaccccaaagtgccccaaaaccacccccagcacccccaaatctcaccccgggggtcccgggaaccccaaagtgccccaaaaccacccccaggacccccaaatctcaccccgggggtcccgggaaccccaaagtgccccaaaaccacccccagcacccccaaatctcaccccgggggtcccgggaaccccaaagtgccccaaaaccacccccagcacccccaaatcccaccccgggggtcccgggaaccccaaagtgccccaaaaccacccccagcacccccaaatcccaccccgggggtcccgggaaccccaaagtgccccaaaaccacccccagcacccccaaatcccacccgggGGTCCCAGCACCCAAATATgctccccaaattcctccagcacccccaaatcccaccccgggggtcctgggaaccccaaagtgccccaaaacctcccccagcacccccaaatctcaccccgGGGGTCCCAGGaaccccaaagtgccccaaaacctcccccagcacccccaaatcccaccccgggggtcccgggaaccccaaagtgccccaaaaccacccccaggacccccaaatcgccccaaaacctccccccggacccccaaatcccaccccggGGTCCGCCCCATGGGCTCCTGGTGGGGGTCGGTACCGGTGGGTCCCGGTGGGTgcggggggtacctggggggtcCCGATGGGTGCGGGGGGGTCCCGATGGGTCCTGGGGAGtacctggggggggtcccggtgggtgcgggggggtcccggtgagTGCGGAGCAGTTCCGGTGGgtgcgggggggtcccggtgggtcCCGGTGGGTCCCGGTGGGTGCGGGGGCTCCCAATGGGTCCCGGTGGGTGCGGGGGGGTCCCGATGGGTCCTGGGGAGtacctgggggggtcccggtgggtgCGGGGGGGTCCCGATGGGTCCTGGGGAGtacctgggggggtcccggtgggtgcgggggggtcccggtgggtgCGGAGCAGTTCCGGTGGgtgcgggggggtcccggtgggtcCCGGTGGGTGCGGGGGCTCCCAATGAGTCCCGGTGGGTGCGGGGGGGTCCCGATGGgtcctgggggtacctggggggtcccggtgggtgcgggggggtcccggtgagTGCGGAGCAGTTCCGGTGGgtgcgggggggtcccggtgggtgCGGGGGGGTCCCGATGAGTCCCGGTGGGTGCGGGGGGGTCCCGATGGGTCCTGGGGAGTACCTGGGGGCGTCCCGGTGGGTGGGGGGGGTCTCGGTGGGTCCCGGTGGGTCCCGGTGAGTGCGGAGCGGTTCCGGTGGGTGCGGGGGGTCGCGGTGGGTGCGGAGCGGTCCCGGTGGGtgcggggggtcccggtgggtgcggggggggtcccggtgggtgCCGGTGTCGCTGGCGCGTCCCTGCGGCCTCTCCGCCCAATTCCAGAGCGCTGGGTCACGCGGGggagggcgcgggggggggggccccACCCTGCGCCCCGGGGTgccgggggtggggggcagATCCCAcgggtggggggggggcggaTCCCACGGGAAAAGAATcccacggggggggggggggaggtgtgGGGGGCAGATCCCAAGAGGAGAAGATcctaaaaaggggggtgggGTCCCacggggggggtgggggcggATCCCACGGGGAGGATTCGGGTCCCACGGCGCGGGGGGGGTCCCACGGGAAGGGCTCGGATCCCACGGGAAGGACTCGGATCCCACGGGAAGGGCTCGGATCCTAcgggggggggtcccacggGAATGTTTGGGGTTCCAcagcggggggggggtcccgcggGAACGATTTGGATCCCCCGGGGGAGTGTGGGGGTCCCACGGAAAGGATTCAGATCCCAcggtgggggggggtgggggtcgGTCTCGGTTCTcacgggtgggggggggggaggtcccgacacccaaatttcccccccccctccccggtaCCTGTAGCGCCGGCTCCTCCCCGCcacgcccccgccccggcccgtcCCGGTGCACGCCGGGAGCCCTCCCGAGCCCGgcccgaccccccccccaacctcCGCCGCGCCCCTTCGGTGCCCCCCGACTCCCGTGCGGCGCCggttttccccccccccacgcCGTTCCCCCCGGGCCGGGGGCGTTCCGGGGGTCGCTGTACCTTTAAATGCCGCCGGTGCTGCCCGCGGCGAGGCCACGCCCATGCCCATTTAAGGACATGGTGGGCGTGGTCTGTGGGTAGCCACGCCCCCTTATTCCCCGCCCAGGATTGTACCAAGTGCGCGGCGGGACGGGGGGAGGCGGAGCCAGGCGGGCACGCGGCGGCGGCATGGAGGGTGAGGGGGGACGgcgggggggacatgggggggtttgggggacattggggggtctgggggacacacgggagggtctgggggtgacgggggacacggggacacggaggggaacGGGGACGTGGCGGGATATGGGAGGATGCgcggggggacatcggggacatgggggggacatcggggggtctgggggggacattgggggggacatcggggacgtGGGGGGGAcgttggggggtctgggggacattggggggtctgggggacacacgggagggtctgggggtgacgggggacacggggacacggagggggacGGGGACATGGCGGGATATGGGAGGATGCgcggggggacatcggggggtctgggggggacatcggggggcctgggggggacattgggggggacatcggggacgtgggggggacattgggggtctgggggacacacgggagggtctgggggtgacgggggacagggggacatcgGAGGGGGACGGGGACATGGCGGGATATGGGAGGATGCgcggggggacatcggggacatggggggggacatcggggggtctggggggggacattgggggggacatcggggacgtgggggggacattgggggtctgggggacattgggggggacatcgaggggtctgggggacacacgggagggtctgggggtgacgggggacacggggagatcggggggacatcgggggggacattgggggtctgggggatattgggggggacattggggggtctgggggacacacgggagggtctgggggtgacgggggacacggggacatggaggggacattggggggggacattgggggtctgggggacactgggggggacattgggggtctgggggacacggggacattggggggacattggggggtctGGGCGAGATTGGGGGGggcaaggaggaaggaggggactgggggggggggatggacagagggacagggagggggccagcgggggacacgggagggtggccctgggggtggccctgggggtgGCCCCGGTGGTGGCCCCGGGGGTGACCCGGGGGTGGCCCTGAGGTGGCTCTGGGGGTGGCCCTGAGGGTGGCCCGGGGGTGGCCCGGGGGTGGCCCCGGGGGTGGCCCTGGAGTGGCCCTGAGGTGGCCctgggggtggccctggggtggccctggggtggCCCCGGGGGTGGCCCCGGGGGTGGCCCTGAGGTGGctctggggtggccctgggggtgGCTCCGGGGGTGGCCCTGAGGTGGCCCGGGGGTGGCccgggggtggccctgggggtgGCCCTGAGGTGGCCCGGGGGTGGCTCTGGGGTGGCCcctgggggggccctgggggtggCCCTGAGGTGGCCCCGGGGGTGACCCGCGTGTCCCCAGGGCCGCTGCGGTTCCAGTGTCCCCCCGAGTTCGAGGCGGTGGCCGGGGGGGTCCCCTTGGGGGGTCCCTGCACGGAGCTGTGGCTGATCCGGGCCCCCGCCGACTTCTGTCCCCAGAGGTGACAACGGGGGGGGGGCACGGTGTCACTGGGGGGGGCAcggtgacactgggggggtgACAATGACAATGGGGGGGTCAcggtgacactggggggggcACGGTGACACTGGGGGGTGACAATGACAATGGGGGGGTcatggtgacactggggggggcacggtgacactgggggggtgACAATGACAATGGGGGGGTcatggtgacactggggggggcACGGTGACAATGGGGGGGTCACGGTGTCACTGGGGGGGTCAcggtgacactgggggggtgACAGTGACAATGGGGGGGTCACGGTGACTCTGGGGGGGTGACAATGACAATGGGGGGGTCACGGTGACActgggagggacagggacatgggggggtcACGGTGTCACTGGGGGGGTCACAGTGACACTGGGGGGGTGACAATGACAATGGGGGAGTCACGGTGACACTGGgaggcacagggacatgggggggtcACGGTGTCACTGGGGGGGTCACAGTGACACTGGGGGGGGTGACAATGACAATGGGGGGGTCACGGTGTCActgggagggacagggacatgggggggtcacggtgacactgggggggtcagggacatgggggggtcACGGTGACACTGGAGAGGGGGTCACGGTGGCACTGGGGAGGAgacagggacactgggggggtgaCAATGACAATGGGGGGTCACGGTGTcactgggggggacagggacatggggggggtCACAGTGTCACTGAGAAGAGTGACAATAACAATGGGGGGTCACAGTGTCATGGGGGGTGACAATGGGGGGGTCACGGTGTcactgggggggacagggacatgggggggtcATGGTGACACTGAGGGGGTGACAATGACAATGGGGGGGGCTCACAGTGTCACCGGGGGGTGACAATGACAATGGGGGGGGCTCACAGTGTCACGGGGGGGTGACAATGACAATGGGAGGGGGCTCACAGTGTCACCGGGGGGTGACAATGACAATGGGGGGGGCTCACAGTGACACTGGGGGGTGACAATGACAATGGGGGGGGTCTCACAGTGTCACAGGGCAGGTGACAATGACAATGGGGGGGGTCTCACAGTGTCACAGGGCAGGTGACAATGACAATGGGAGGGGGCTCACAGTGTCACGGGGGGGTGACAATGACAATGGGGGGGGCTCACAGTGTCACGGGGGGGTGACAATGACAATGGGGGGGGTCACAGTGTCACGGGGGGGTGACAATGACAATGGGGGGGGCTCACAGTGTCACGGGGGGGTGACAATGACAATGGGGGGGGTCTCACAGTGTCACCGGGGGGGTGACAATGACAATGGGGGGGGGCTCACAGTGTCACGGGGGGGTGACAATGACAATGGGGGGGGTCACAGTGTCACCGGGGGGTGACAATGACAATGGGGGGGGGCTCACAGTGTCACGGGGGGGTGACAATGACAAtatccccatccccccccccccagcctcgAGGGCTGCCCGGTGCCCCTGAACGGCCTCGAGCGGCTCCGGACCCCCCCGGCCGGTGACAATGACAACGACACGAAGCTCTACGTGCtgcgggggggcccggggggaggggactgtcccctcctgctgtcccctgtcccccccgggggggccctgggctgcGCCCCCCCCCTGCGGGGGTCCCTCACCATCACCCAGAGCttcgggacccccccggggacccccccgaggaagaggaagaagaagaaggcgAAGGTGACAGCGGAGCTGGTGGcaccgggggacacggggacatcgcAGGGGACGATGCCACCCGC
This window of the Aphelocoma coerulescens isolate FSJ_1873_10779 chromosome 34, UR_Acoe_1.0, whole genome shotgun sequence genome carries:
- the PPP1R13L gene encoding relA-associated inhibitor, translated to MASERLRSAQDLLDLTFQSLAMQHMDLKQVELDTAVAKVDELSRQLESLWTDGPGPPPKEQNSPGRSRPGRRSLLSDSLELGGGLGDPLGRPSSPRPPPHFLGGG
- the POLR1G gene encoding DNA-directed RNA polymerase I subunit RPA34; translation: MEGPLRFQCPPEFEAVAGGVPLGGPCTELWLIRAPADFCPQSLEGCPVPLNGLERLRTPPAGDNDNDTKLYVLRGGPGGGDCPLLLSPVPPGGALGCAPPLRGSLTITQSFGTPPGTPPRKRKKKKAKVTAELVAPGDTGTSQGTMPPAGTEPGEGPGPPQVALEEPEVALEEPEVAKRKKKKKKKHKGEEQE